A DNA window from Drosophila biarmipes strain raj3 chromosome 2R, RU_DBia_V1.1, whole genome shotgun sequence contains the following coding sequences:
- the LOC127011030 gene encoding homeobox protein invected, with the protein MTSALISSHCVPHFAGPRARKPKKPATSSAAAGVGGGGGGVEKGEAADGGGVPEDKRPRTAFSGTQLARLKHEFNENRYLTEKRRQQLSGELGLNEAQIKIWFQNKRAKLKKSSGTKNPLALQLMAQGLYNHSTIPLTREEEELQELQEAASAAASKEPC; encoded by the exons ATGACCTCCGCACTCATCTCATCTCATTGTGTTCCCCATTTCGCAGGTCCACGAGCGCGAAAGCCCAAGAAGCCGGCGACGTCCAGCGCGGCGGCAGGTGTCGGCGGAGGGGGCGGGGGCGTCGAGAAGGGGGAGGCCGCCGATGGGGGCGGGGTGCCCGAGGACAAGAGGCCGCGAACGGCCTTCAGCGGTACGCAGCTGGCCAGACTGAAG CACGAGTTCAACGAGAATCGGTATCTGACGGAGAAGCGTCGCCAGCAGCTGAGCGGGGAACTGGGTCTGAACGAGGCCCAGATCAAGATCTGGTTCCAGAACAAGCGGGCCAAGCTGAAAAAGTCGAGTGGCACCAAGAACCCACTGGCGCTGCAGCTGATGGCCCAGGGATTGTACAACCACTCGACGATACCGCTGACccgcgaggaggaggagctccAGGAGCTGCAGGAAGCGGCCAGCGCCGCGGCCTCGAAGGAGCCCTGCTAG